The Pirellulales bacterium DNA segment CAAGCGATGTTGGTCGCTAATTGCGGGGGCGGGAGGGAACGATGTTCGGCCGCAGCAAAACGTTCATTGCGCTGTTTCTGATGACGACCGTGGTGCCTTACGTGCTCTCGACGAGCGCGAAGTTCAACAGCCTGGTCGCGCAATACATGCCATCGAAAAGCGGTGACAAAGCGTCCCCCGAGGCATCCCCTACGGAACCAGGAGCACCCCGGGCCGAGATTGCCAAAGGCGATCCGGCCACACCTAAACCTCCGTCGCTAAAGACCACCCCCTTCCATTCTTTGGAAGAAGTATTGCGGTTCGACGTGACGACCAACTGGGTCCTATCGAATTGGCCGAGGGTATCGGCCGACCTGGCCGAGCTTGATCTGCAAGGTTACCGTGTGCCGTTGATCACCGGCACCAGCGATGCGGA contains these protein-coding regions:
- a CDS encoding DUF6690 family protein; translation: MFGRSKTFIALFLMTTVVPYVLSTSAKFNSLVAQYMPSKSGDKASPEASPTEPGAPRAEIAKGDPATPKPPSLKTTPFHSLEEVLRFDVTTNWVLSNWPRVSADLAELDLQGYRVPLITGTSDADVAGSLTYYFNPKQRVARITFFGTTGDTRRLVAYLESQYGFQRKETPEPNLFLYQVKSWTWGQVTSELRMRPASVVRSEVPNSRFEVALLMDRPKSMD